A segment of the Gossypium hirsutum isolate 1008001.06 chromosome D10, Gossypium_hirsutum_v2.1, whole genome shotgun sequence genome:
TGATGAGTTGAGCTGCTTActgcatcatcttcttcattgtaTCTGGCCTGTTTTAGCAGTATCTTCAATGTAATAAAGGTTAATCACTTTCTATTGTCAATTCCCTGGTGAACGAAATAAGCACTTAGGATACTTTCTCTGCAGTCTGCTCCTTGGCCTCCTTGATTGAAAACTCTAGGATTCCAAGTAAAGCATATATGTCATTTGCTTTTGGATGAGATTTATCAGCAACACGAAACTCGTGTACGTGTCCATTTATTTGTAGCCAACTACAGCCAGGGGTCTTCTTTAAACCTTTCTCTTTAAGAAGTCTCCTCATTTTAGCAAATTTATCCCACTTTCTAGCAGCCGCATATATGTTCGAGAGTAAAACATAATTTCCAGCATTTTCTGGTTCCATTGTTAATAGTTTCTCAGCAGCAGACTCCGCAAATTTGGTTTGGGAATGCAACTTACAGGCACTCAACAATGGCCCCCACACTCGAGTATCTGGCTTGAATGGCATTTCTTTAACAACTTCTCTAGCTTCATTGATATGTCCTGCTCGCCCTAGCAAATCTACCATGCAGGCATAGTGTTCTTGGCTGGGTTGGCAACCATAGATTTCTCTCATCTCCTTAAAAACCGCTCGACCTTCTTTAACAAGGCCTGAATTGACACAAGCAGTCAACAAGCCAAGAAAAGTAACTTGATCCAATTTCAGATTCAACGGCTTCATCTGGTTATACAACTCAAAACATTCTGACCAgttcccatgcttggcatatgcACTGATCATTGAGTTCCAAGTTATGACATCCTTACCATCAATTTTTTCTTCGTCAAAAAGCTTTCTAGCAAAAACTATGCATCCACATTTTGCGTAACTGATAAGAAGTGCAGAATTAACAGATGACAGCAAATTCAGACTGAACTTCAAAGAGAATCCATGAAGGCATTTCACTTGTTCAAGTGCTCCTATATTCACACATGCAGGCAAGATGTTGATAACTGTAATGAAATCTGCTTTAATGCCATCTGTTTTCATCCTGGAGAAAAGAGAAAGAGCATCAAGATTCTGATCATGGTTTACATATCCTTTGATTATTGAGCTCCATGAAACCACAGTCTTGTTTGTTAGATTGTCAAAAATCTTACGCGCATAAATTAAACAATCACATTCGCAGTACATATCAATAAGAGAATTGTGAACAGACACTTGATAGTCCAAACCATTTCTTGTCACATAAGCATGCATTTGTTTGCCCCACTCAATAGATTTCAACTGCCTGATAGAGGAAATAGTAGGAATAGCAGTAAACATATCAGCTTTAATCCCAAAATTTGCCATGCACCTCAAATTCTCTAGTGATTCCTTTGGTTTTCCATTTTGAGAATATGCAGATACCATTATATTCCACACAACAAGGTCCTTCTCCAGCATAGTTTCAAATAACAATCTTGCATTTGTCAGACTACCTAGTTTTGAATACATTGACAACAAAGCAGTCCTCACAGACAAATCATTACTTAAACCACTAACTAGAACCCAACAATGAACAGCTTTTCCTATACCCAATGAACCTAAATCAACACTTGTCCtcaataaattaataatagaGGCCACATTACCACTTTGAGAAGCTTCAGCAATCAAATCTTTCCAATAACCCAAATCCTTAACAGGCTTTTCATCAACCACCTTATGCTCAAACTCACCCAATCCCCAATAAAACTCCACCAAAGCATCACCAACAACCTCAAATGAATCAAAACCCAATTTTGCCAACTGCCCATGAACCATTTTCCCATAATCAGCTTCTGACAAACAAGAACAAGCTCTTATAACTAAAGGGTAAGACTTCTCATCAGGGCAGATGGACTTTTTTACCACCATGTCCTTGTAAACCAACAGAGTCCTTTTATATTCACCCGAAGTCACTAAATTTCTTAACATCGTGTTGTAAAGGTGTGAACATGGGTTGGTGATGGAATCAAAGAGTTGTAAAGAGAGGTTGAGGAGGCCAAAGTTGGCATAGGAATCGATGAGATGAGAGGAAACTGTTGGGTTCTGGTGGAGGCCATGGAGGATGAACCTTGCGTGGATTTGTGGGAGATGGCGTTGTTCCTTGCATAGGTTTAACAGAGAGGAGAAGATTCTGCTGAAAAGCCTTGTTTGGGTGGCCAGAAAGTGTGGAAATTGGAGAGGGAAAGAGCTAAGAAAATGTCTTGATCGTTGAGCAGAAAGCATCTTTAACTACAGAGCATTTGGCGGCTATATGGCCATCTTATTAACATAAGATAAGATTAtttagaatattatttaaaatcaaaatcctttttttttttcgaaaatttcaaaagctactcTTTAAGTTTTCTAAACTAAATGGAACTAACAAATAATGGAAGAAtattgaaaaaggaaatgaaacttGACCAaaatcctttatttatttatgtttttggttGCTTGGTAGTGTCGCTTTCCCACGTGAATGTTGTAAAACACATTGTCTCCTTCATTTTGTTGAATCAAAAGATTCCAGTTCAATCTTCCTTCCTTGTATTCAAGCTCATTCTTTTTAGCTTATCGAGATTGCCGCCAGTTCTCTCAAGTTGACTCTTTCGGTGcgagtttttttttctattttcctgTTTGGTTAACGAGAAAATGGGAGGGAAAGGAATGTGAAAACaagttaatgttttttttttttttttttttttgaaattggatTTTTACTTGGCTCTTGCACAAATTAGTGGTGCAAAAGAATTTCTACTGAAAAAGGTTAATGTAATTTATAAGatgatttttttctatatttattcatttatccTTTTAGGATGGAGATTTAGATTGAGGGTTGCCGAAGTTATTATAGATACTACCATTTATAACTTTATGCTCTGTTTGGTTGCTTAGAAATTGCAGAATAAGAGATATTAGTTAAGAAGCTAAGCTAAGATTAATGTCTATTCAAGTTCAATTGGAGCAGCACTTATGAGTTTGTGATCTAGGAAtagaaagaaaatggaaagatTGCAAGTGAAATGAATTATCTTTTATTATAGTGGAGATTCAATGCTGAGTTTTAAGTAAAAGTGCATATATAACACATAGAAAGGGTTGTGATTTACTGCTTTTTTTGTTGTGTTGTTAAATAGGAAATGCAACTTTAGAGGTTGCTGGAAAGATTGCGGTAGTAGAACATCACCGTGGAGATTTGGAAATGACGGACACTGATAGAGGAAGATCCCGAGACAGGGAATCAGGTTTCATGTCTGTACTCTTAACTCTTGTTTTCCTTTGGCTTTTAGTCTTATTTaaatcatacatacatacatacacggATCCTTATGTGCTATCACCTAGATGGATGCGGAGGGATGAAATCCCATGCCTGCCTATCTTTCATTTATGCGTTTGAGCTCCAAGTACATGTGAAGTCATATAAACATACAGAACTGATACAAAATACTAGTCTATTGTGTCTTTACGTATGTCTACTACCTGCATTGTTAGCATTTGTCTGTGAATATTTGCAAGCAAAGGTAAGCAAATGTGTTCATCCATGTGGCTGTCTCTGCACTTGCACTAGTGGCTCCCCTTCTATGCATGTAAACTTGAGTCTTTTCTTCTTGGGGATTTGTGGCAGTGAGAGCAGCAGGTGGATGATGGTGTATTCTTTGAATTGTTCCTCCATAATCAtcattaaactaaaaattataattatatgaagtgGTAGCAAAGCTGTCTACAATCATCTTCTATTTTCTTATTTAGgattaatttcttttttggtttctGGTGACTTGCTATTTAGTCCACTAAGCAATCAAGATTGCCTTATTAATATTTTGTTGACCTTTTTATGGTTGTTTTACAGCTTTTTACCTGTTTACTCAGCAAACCTGTCCTTAGTCCAGCATGGGTGAGAGCATGACAATGACAACATTCTTAGTACCAGAAATTCTCATTCATCTCTAGCCCATATTTTAACTTGCATTTTATGATGTTAactgttattatttattaatgcTGATTATTTCCTAACTTTATTTATGTGTTTCATCTTCATTTCTGCAGGTCATTCTGATATTTTTGTTTATAGGTGTCATTTTCATTCCTGTTGGCCTTGTTACTCTGCGAGCTTCTCATAGTGCAATTGCCCATTCTTTAGCTCTTGTAATCTCATGTGGCTATATATTATACTTCTTTTCCAAACATCCATTGATATATTTAGAACATGTGAATAAGCATTTTTGTTTGTTTGGTAGGTTGTTGAAATTGTGAAACGATATGATATAGGATGTGTACCTAAGCCATTTAGAATCAATAAGGTTTCATATATCCAGGATGACTCTATTCCCAAGAACTGTTCTCTTTCCTTCAAGGTGATACATCTTTTCTTCATCAACCATGTCTTCAGTGTGAAAATCTTGCTTCCTTTTAAAGTGTTCAAATATAACTTTAAGTTGGTGTAGTAAGTTCAACGTATAGTTAATACGGAAATGTTTCATATATTTAAATCTTTGTCTAGCAAAGCTATATCTTCATCCATTCTTTCTCTGTGATTACAGTGCTTACATTGCAGTACAGACTATGAGGAATTGAGTGTCTATTTCTAGTTAAAGTGCAAATTTGCATCACGTGGCTTTGAAATTTACTATGAAGTAAAACCAGTTATTATCTGTGGAATTTGAGTTAATTGGAAGGGTAACTGAACTGTTACATAGTATTTCTTTCTATCCTTTTTCCATAATCCTTTGTGAGTCAATTTTATTTTGTGCAATGTCGAGAGAAACATCTATTCAATGCTAGCATAGGTGCATTATTTTTAGTAGAACACAGGTCCTTATTAAGCTGCATATCACTGTTTTTCCGTAACACTTATTTTGCATCGAACATTTCTTTGTAGGTGCCCAAGTACATGAAAGCTCCTATTGACATTTACTATCAGCTTGATAATTATTATCAGAACCACCGATGGTGCGGAGTCTTTCATTTGATGGGTTTAAAGTTTTGGCTTGATCAGCAATGATAAAGTGATCCATTGCCACCAGAGtttttaaatgaattatcaagtgGCTTGTTGCCTTACTTTTACATTTGGCAGTCTGTTGACCTTAAAATAACTATTCATGGTCGAGGCCTTGCTTACAATATTTCCCTTTTTACCTTAGttgtttacttattttttatttacatttgattcaaatttcaaaattttcttggtTTAATCTTCATTGTTTCTTCAGTTTACACTTCACCGGTCTAAACATTTTCCAGGTACATCAAAAGCAGAAGTGATCAGCAACTATTACGTGGACGTAAGTATCATGACACCATTACATGTCATCCTGTAGAGTTCAGCAATGATCAGCATATCCTTCCTTGGGGGTTAATAGCATAgagtttatttaatgataaatttacatTTATTAGTGATAGAGAAGAACTCAAGGTCAACAGGAAGAACATTGCCTGGAAGAGTGACTGGGAACACAAATTCGGAAAGAATGTATATCCTTTCAATTTCCAAAATGGTACAGTGATTGGCGGTGGGAAGCTGAAACCAAGAATTCCAGTAAGTATTGTCTCTTTCTAGAGGCTTTCTACTGTCCTTTCTCCGATTCTTTTGTCTAGCAAGAAATTACTTATCCAGTACAACCAACTAGCATATATCTTTCAATAACAAGTTTTCTTCTTTTCATTATGTTAATACAGTCTATTCAGTTTGAATAATGTATTCAGCTAGAGCTTGAGATATGAAATAAtcttttggtttttggttttctGCACTTTCTTTTGACGCTGGTGAATGAATGCATTGTAGCTGAGCGATCAGGAGGATCTTATTGTATGGATGCATACATCTGCCCTCCCTAGCTTCCAAAAATTGTATGGGAGAATCGAAATGGATTTAGATGTGGATAATGTTGTAGTGGTCCACCTAATGAACAACTACAACACATTCAGTTTTGGTGGCAAAAAGAAGCTTGTTCTTTCAACGACAAGCTGGTTGGGGGGAAAGAATGACTTCCTTGGTCTTGCATATGTCTTTATCGGTTCTTCTTCGGTAACCGTTGCCGTTTTTATCACACTCCTACATCTACTGTCTCCAAGGTAAAAGCTCAACAAGTGATAAACAAAAACTTCTAATTCTCTACACTTCCATCCAAATACTATTATCTTGCATTCATTTTACTTTTACCAAATGTTAATGTTGAaaattggccaaccatgctgctgttaTATTTTTGGTTAAGTGCCTGCTGCTTGTAAACATGCTGCAGCACGTATGCTTGCTGTAACAGCAAGGTTGTTTAGTTACTTTGTTAAGCTACTTGGTTGAAATTGAACTAGGTCGgtattgttttgatgtttttaggtgCTGATTGACATAATCAGCTTGTGTGCAAGTTAAGTTTTACTTGTTTCAAAGTatgattagtggtagtaggtagtatttggtgatgtatttggctataaatgtattgttttttctagttgaatgaaTGAGCAAAATGAGCAATCGGCCATAagctcccttgctgcacatttgtgagcaagtaaaaatatTTCTTACATCTTGCTTGATTGTTCTGTGCTCTCTGTTTTCTTCCTTTGCTCCTCCTCATccccaacaaatggtatcatgagCCCAAGTCTTTGAGGGCTTGTTTTTGCTTCTGCTGCTTGTTAAGAAAGACAAGAAGCTGTTAAAGCCTGTCATCTTTGAGGACTGCTTGTAAAAAAGACAGCAACATCTCACCCCTGTGAGACTCCCAAACAAGCTTGGGATAAGCTGAGGAGGAGTTGATGGAGTATGTGCATGAAGACACTCTACAGCAGGAGGGAGTATGTGCAAGAAGAAACAGGACAGTAATGAACAAAGAAACAAGGCAAGATGTGTTTGAAGGGCAAGTTGTCAACCAAGGCTGTGAAGGAGGAGAAGACTCCATTTGATGAACAAATCTTTGGCACAAAAGACTGGAATAGTCAAGCGTGTAAGTCAGATTTGGTTGAGAATGAAGCCAAGGTTGAAAATGAATTGCTTGAGCAGAGTCAGCTTGAAACAAAGCATCTAAGGACTGCCAAGTTCAAAAAACTTGATGAATGATTGGTATTTGCGGCATGGAGTCCAAGGAAGAGTGTTGAaaattggccaaccatgctgctgttaTATTTTTGGTTAAGTGCATGCAGCTTGTAAACATGCTGCAGCACGTATGCTTGCTGTAACAGCAAGGTTGTTTAATTACTTTGTTAAGctacttagttgaaaatgaactaagttggtattgttttgatatttttaggtGCTGATTGACATAATCAGCTTGTGTGCAAGTTAAGTTTACTAGTTTCAAAGTatgattagtggtagtaggtagtatttggtgatgtatttggctataaatgtattgttttttctagttgaatgaatgagcaaaatgagctatcagccataagctcccttgctgcacatttgtgagcaagtaaaaatatTTCTTGCATCTTGCTTCATTGTTCTGTGTTCTCTGTTTTCTTCCTTTGCTCCTCCTCATCCCCAACAGTTAATCTACTGCAAATTCCACCCCTGGATATATTCCCTTCTTTTCAAATTTCTGGAAGTGTTGTATGACACATTGCTTTTGTATACTTTTCTGTGCAGGTGTTAGTAGACACAAATTATTTACCGTGGAACTGGAAAAGCCTTTCAGTGTGATTCGCCTGTGATATCAAACCATAATCCAGTAAATCATTTAGGCTATTCCCTTTCTGAATTATTTACAAACAAGCTTGTTATACATGCTAATAGATCAACGAAAGGAATATTTTCAGGACAATGCTATATGTTGTGACAAATGAATGCAAAGTAGATAACTTTCTCTTTGAATAGCTTCCTGTACATTGAATACAATAACGTTAAAAAACCCCTTTTTTTCCCAGTACAAGAGGACACAGGTTAAGTTGACAATGTTCTTATCCAAAAACAGGACTGTGTTTCATTTGTCTGGTTTATTATTATCGTCTTTACTCGTATATAGCCCTTGAAAGAGAAGAGAATCAACCACATTGTCCAAACACGTGCAGTTGTATCCACTGCATGTGCCTCTGTCCGAATTTTTTTGTTTCATTCAGACTGCATTGAAACTTGAAAAGACCGATCAGTATTGTACTGTTTTCCGACCTTTCCAGTCGATGTTTGCTAGGCAAGGCCAAGGCAATGTGGATTGTAGATAGAACAAATTTGTCGACCGTGTGTTGATAGGTGAAATACATTGCTCAATATCTATGAACTCTTAACCATATAATTTTACTTgcaaattccattttttttttcttcttaatccTTATCCATAAATTATAGGCCTAAATGTGGTTGGTTGGCCTTCACAATCACAGGGGGATGGACCAGTGATCTAATGACGGTAGTAAGGCATCCAGTTGCCTCTTCCTTAGGGAATTTTCCATGTCTTGTCTTATCTGGTCATGATAAGtaatctttatgtatatatatatatatttatattaacttTGGTGAGAAAAATCCAATCTATATCTCATGGATTATTAGAAGTGCCAAGTATGAAATGATATATTTCAATCTGTCTcttgaaaaaatagaaaagacTGTTTGCTATAACAAGGGGAAAAAAAACAAGAGTCAACTTTAGAATGTATATTGTTTGCTAACGTGGGTTAACCTCCATCTTTGTGTCTGTTCTGGTCTAAATTATTGCCAACAAACTGCCAGTCTTTTCTGTCTTTCATCTTTCCTTATTTTAAGCACTGTAGCACCCCTTATTCTCCTTCCTCTATAAATCCCTCCTTCGCTCTCCAACCTCGCCAGACCCCCAATTCCTCTATCCTTAACAATATTATCCTTCAACCACCAAAACCCATACTCAAAAACCACTCAAAAAcagctctttttttttcaataaactTTTAGAGATGATGAAAGAGATGGGATGCAAGCACAACTGGGGTGCAGTGGCACCTGCACGTCTCGTTTCGACAAGAAAATCTTCAACTTGTCCAATGCTAGAGACCATTGTTGAAGAAGGGTGTGAAAATGAATCAATTTTCACTAAGAAAATCTTCCTTTACCTTCCCGTGGTGTTGTCCACGGTTTTCTATTTCTTGCTATACAAGGAGGTGACGCGTTGTGCATGAGCCTTCTCCAACTCCAATGCGGTTTTATTGCATGAACCTGTGGCTCTAGTTTGCTTTGCTTCACCGAGGCTTTGAAAGATTTAAGAGTTTTGGGCTAATTTCCTGAAGCATGGAAATCAAcaagcaaaagagagaaaaaaaaaatccaatgcTTAAGGAGAGATCAATGATGAATAAGTTCATAAAGCATTGTAATCTGTGACAATTAGTTGTGTTCGGTCAATGATTTTTGGCAAACCTTCTGTGGAATGTTCCAAATTTTGTAGTTATGTTTTCATTAAACCAATCCAAACGTCTCCTTAGTctagtttttgaaagtttccgatttataatatttacttaaaaattatattgaaTGCCAATAATGGTAtcatcacaatttttttttatgcaAATCCAATTGAAAACTGGGTACCATTTTTGAAATGGTTTAGATAGTTGACTTCTATATAATTTGTTAGCTAGGAGcgaatctaaaatatttttagagaataaaatcgaattataaaattttttagagatcaaagataattttattatatattaacttatatTTCATCGTTTTTGAAGGAATTATTTTTTTTGAGGGGTAAAAATGCACTTTTATCATATATAACTTTCTAATTTCATCgtttataaaagaattaaaatgtgaGTTTTCATTTTTTAGGGCTAAAGCCCTTGCCTGCCCTCTTGTATTTGTCTTTGTTGTTAGTTGCATGTTTCATATACAAAGCTAGTTTAACTCGCTTTGCAAGTTGATTGTTGGACAACTTGACATATTTTGACATTCGACATTCTTTTGACTAAAAAATCTTGTTTTCTTCTATATATCTCTAAGGATTGTAAGCAGCTATTTAATGGATTAGATCATGTTAAATATCAATCAagtaatgactttttttttttaaagattttatgtGCAGTCATGTTACCTTAAATAGTTCTTATAGAAGCCTATTTCTTAAAGATCTTTGCCTATTTGATTTCTTATTAAAGATTTATTTAAGCACAATTCAAATAAATACTAATTCATACTGATTGAAGAATTGCAAgccaataatatttatttaacaaatgTTGTTTGTTTCAGTATAGCACTGAGAAAGCACTTATCCATTCATTGTTAGGACCTTGTTCTTAGTGTATAATTTGTATACAAACTGTGTTGATGTGCTACTCGTAGCTAAGCTAATTTCAAAGAATTGCAAgccaataatatttatttaactaCGTAATCAACTTTTATGTTTATTCTTTCAATTGTTCATCCAATTACCGTGGTGGTTCACCCCATGAGAGGTACGAAGAGCCACTAGAGTGAGGGCAATTCACACCGTGGATGGTGTGAAAATTCACAAAGATCAATGGTTTGAGAGAGTCACTATAACAAATTTACTTATTAGTGGTGCCTAAAATATTGTTATTGCAAAtcatatttatgttattatttatattttgtgaCACAAAATAGTTGTATTCATTACATTAGGTGTGACAGTAAAAATTAATAGTGACAATGTATAATTTTTCATCATGTATTATTGAGAATATGATGACGATAACTTATAAATCATCTAATAGTTAATATTTAGTGACAACTTGTGgcattatcaaattatataaaaaatcgtCATTAATCATTTATATTGTAGTCAATGATGAAATAACGGAAGCTATATTGTAAGAGTGTTAAAATGACATATTATATCATCATCTAATATAATAAAATCATGACATTAATGATGATAACATGAAACATTACTACTTAATAAGTATTTAGTGAGAGATAATTTTGTCACTAATATATATACTATACATGAGTTcgtcatttattattttattatattatcacttaatataataaaataatagcaatcaaataattaatatcattataCATAACATTATCTTTTGTGCATATGTTAAACAATAAAATGGTCACACTCGAGAATTATGAACAAACATTTTATGGTTTAAATCATTTCTCATCACATAAGCATACATTATTTTTACTTGGTAGTAACCTTTATTATACgtattacattaaattaatttatgtactattaaatggattaatttaacctttaaattattaaaaaattaaaaaatataaattttaataaatttaacaattagtattttaaaaatgtCAT
Coding sequences within it:
- the LOC107914292 gene encoding pentatricopeptide repeat-containing protein At1g11290, chloroplastic, whose product is MLSAQRSRHFLSSFPLQFPHFLATQTRLFSRIFSSLLNLCKEQRHLPQIHARFILHGLHQNPTVSSHLIDSYANFGLLNLSLQLFDSITNPCSHLYNTMLRNLVTSGEYKRTLLVYKDMVVKKSICPDEKSYPLVIRACSCLSEADYGKMVHGQLAKLGFDSFEVVGDALVEFYWGLGEFEHKVVDEKPVKDLGYWKDLIAEASQSGNVASIINLLRTSVDLGSLGIGKAVHCWVLVSGLSNDLSVRTALLSMYSKLGSLTNARLLFETMLEKDLVVWNIMVSAYSQNGKPKESLENLRCMANFGIKADMFTAIPTISSIRQLKSIEWGKQMHAYVTRNGLDYQVSVHNSLIDMYCECDCLIYARKIFDNLTNKTVVSWSSIIKGYVNHDQNLDALSLFSRMKTDGIKADFITVINILPACVNIGALEQVKCLHGFSLKFSLNLLSSVNSALLISYAKCGCIVFARKLFDEEKIDGKDVITWNSMISAYAKHGNWSECFELYNQMKPLNLKLDQVTFLGLLTACVNSGLVKEGRAVFKEMREIYGCQPSQEHYACMVDLLGRAGHINEAREVVKEMPFKPDTRVWGPLLSACKLHSQTKFAESAAEKLLTMEPENAGNYVLLSNIYAAARKWDKFAKMRRLLKEKGLKKTPGCSWLQINGHVHEFRVADKSHPKANDIYALLGILEFSIKEAKEQTAEKVS